In a single window of the Palaemon carinicauda isolate YSFRI2023 chromosome 10, ASM3689809v2, whole genome shotgun sequence genome:
- the LOC137648003 gene encoding uncharacterized protein yields the protein MAKNKIAPVKQMSIPRLELCGALIAARMRELIVKEFSWEFESVYHIVDSTIVRSQIQKKSHGFNTFVAVRIAEIQIKTDSREWWWVNSIQNVADMTSKPCSPEKNW from the coding sequence ATGGCGAAAAATAAGATTGCACCAGTGAAACAAATGTCTATTCCTCGTCTGGAATTATGTGGTGCTCTCATAGCTGCTAGGATGAGAGAACTCATAGTAAAGGAGTTTTCATGGGAGTTTGAGTCGGTTTATCACATAGTTGACTCGACAATTGTAAGATCACAAATTCAAAAGAAGTCCCATGGATTCAACACATTTGTTGCTGTACGCATTGCAGAGATACAAATTAAAACTGATTCAAGGGAATGGTGGTGGGTTAATTCGATTCAAAATGTTGCTGATATGACCTCTAAACCGTGTAGTCCAGAAAAAAATTGGTGA
- the LOC137648004 gene encoding uncharacterized protein produces MKYQKEIEDMVRRGVARKLTNKEIQEYNGPIHYIHHHEVLKPESSSTPVRIVFNSSASYMGQRLNYFWAKGPDILNSLLGVLCRFRQDNIAIVGDRAKMYHTVKLSTLDEHTHRFVWRDLDDSRPPDQYVLTTVTFGDRPSGTIAMVALRHTVEQFGKESQDVQDMILNNTYVDDILYSTDTIENAIKLIQDTERVLSQGSFRIKHWIVSGHYENCNIRIIESDSEKILGLKWNPVDDYFSFAVRLNFTPRIRKVRSSPNLDISEFDYKFPEILTRRKILSQIASLYDPLGLVIPVLLKAKILMRSMISKGNSNGGGIKWDDPLDDSMMNEWKAFFEELYGL; encoded by the coding sequence atgaaatatcagaaagagattgAAGATATGGTTAGAAGGGGAGTAGCTAGGAAATTAACTAATAAGGAGATTCAAGAGTACAACGGCCCAATTCACTATATTCATCACCATGAGGTGTTGAAGCCAGAATCTAGTTCAACCCCAGTGCGCATTGTCTTCAATTCTTCAGCATCTTATATGGGACAGAGGTTAAATTATTTTTGGGCTAAGGGGCCTGATATTTTGAACAGTTTGCTGGGAGTGTTGTGTAGATTTAGGCAAGATAATATAGCCATAGTGGGTGACAGAGCAAAGATGTACCATACTGTAAAACTCAGCACACTAGATGAACATACACATAGATTTGTATGGAGGGACTTGGATGATAGTAGGCCACCTGATCAGTATGTTCTTACCACAGTAACATTTGGAGATAGGCCCAGTGGTACTATAGCTATGGTAGCTTTGAGACATACAGTAGAACAATTCGGTAAGGAATCCCAGGATGTGCAAGATATGATTCTTAATAatacatatgtagatgatatactgTATTCTACTGATACCATTGAGAATGCAATCAAATTGATACAGGATACTGAAAGGGTATTGTCGCAGGGAAGTTTCAGAATAAAGCACTGGATAGTCAGCGGGCATTATGAAAACTGtaatataagaataatagaatCTGATAGTGAGAAAATCTTAGGTTTAAAATGGAATCCTGTAGATGACTATTTTTCCTTTGCTGTAAGACTCAACTTTACACCAAGAATAAGAAAGGTTAGGAGTAGCCCAAATTTAGATATAAGTGAATTTGATTATAAATTTCCAGAAATATTAACACGCAGAAAGATATTGAGTCAAATTGCATCGTTGTATGATCCATTAGGGTTGGTTATACCAGTATTACTCAAAGCTAAGATCTTGATGAGATCCATGATTTCCAAAGGAAACTCGAATGGTGGTGGAATTAAGTGGGATGATCCACTTGATGATTCCATGATGAACGAATGGAAAGCGTTTTTCGAAGAATTGTATGGACTGTAG
- the LOC137648002 gene encoding uncharacterized protein has product MKPAPPFYYTAIDLFGPLAIRDTVKRRTHGKAFGVIFNCLVTRAVHLDLAEGYSTDDFLTTFQRFIAIRGAPKVIYSDKGTQLISASKKIENIGEKEGVTWIFNMPSDSPWYNGASEALIKSVKRCLCISVGDSVLNFGELQTALFGIANLMNERPIGTKPGFSLELGGYLCPNDLLLGRSTGFCPSGMYDISGDHKRRLKFIQSIIESFWKKWHRDYFPSLLIRQKWHTTRRNVRVGDVVLVQDSNVVRGAWKLAQVIRADPGQDGVVRDVDLRYKIIKHGKGYDGGVDRIMCRSVHRLVVLLPIEEQCIHT; this is encoded by the coding sequence ATGAAACCTGCTCCACCTTTCTATTACACAGCTATAGATTTGTTTGGACCCTTAGCAATAAGAGACACGGTTAAAAGGAGAACTCATGGTAAAGCCTTTGGTGTTATATTTAACTGTTTAGTTACTAGAGCTGTTCACTTAGATTTGGCTGAAGGATACAGTACTGATGATTTTCTGACCACATTTCAAAGGTTTATTGCTATTAGAGGAGCTCCTAaagttatatattcagataagggaACTCAGTTGATATCAGCAagcaagaaaatagaaaacattgGAGAAAAGGAAGGGGTAACTTGGATCTTTAATATGCCTAGTGACTCACCTTGGTATAATGGGGCAAGTGAAGCCCTGATCAAATCTGTCAAAAGGTGTCTTTGTATTAGTGTGGGAGATTCTGTATTGAATTTTGGAGAGTTACAAACTGCTTTGTTTGGTATTGCTAATCTGATGAATGAAAGACCAATTGGAACAAAACCTGGATTTAGTTTAGAGTTGGGAGGATACCTCTGTCCCAATGATCTGTTGCTTGGTCGGTCCACTGGCTTTTGTCCAAGTGGGATGTACGATATTAGTGGGGATCACAAAAGGAGATTAAAGTTTATACAAAGTATAATAGAATCCTTCTGGAAAAAGTGGCACCGAGACTATTTTCCTTCATTGTTAATCAGGCAGAAATGGCATACAACAAGGAGGAATGTAAGAGTTGGAGATGTGGTACTTGTGCAAGATAGTAATGTTGTAAGGGGGGCATGGAAACTAGCACAGGTGATTAGAGCTGATCCAGGACAAGATGGCGTTGTCCGTGATGTTGATTTAAGGTATAAGATTATAAAGCATGGGAAGGGATATGATGGTGGAGTGGATAGGATTATGTGTAGATCAGTACACAGGTTGGTGGTGTTATTACCAATAGAAGAACAATGTATTCATACGTAG